CCACGGGCGCCGGAGCCGGCGCGGGCTGGTTCGAGGCACCAAAGCCCGCTTGCCCCGGGATGGGCCGCGAGCCGCCTTCGAAATTGTCCCACTTGCTGTCCGAGGTGGCGCCGATGCCCGAGACACGCAGCGCGAAGTCGTCCGGATTGGAGGCCTGCCGCAGCGCCTCGTCGTAGCTGATCTGCCCGGCGCGCAAGAGCATCATCAGCGACTGGTCGAACGACTGCATGCCGTACGAGTCGGTGCCCTGGGTGATGGCGTCGTGCAGTTCCTTGGTGCGGTCCTTGTCCTCGATGAGCTCGCGGGTGCGCGCGGTCGAGACCAGCACCTCCACGGCGGCCAGGCGGCCGCGGCCGTCGGCGCGGGGAACGAGGCGCTGGCTCACCACCGCGCGGAGCACGCTGGCGAGCTGCATGCGCACCTGCTTCTGCTGGTAGGGCGGGAAGACTGAAACAATACGGTTAATCGTCTCGGTCGCGTCCAGCGTGTGCAGGGTGCTCATGACGAGGTGGCCGGTCTCGGCGGCGGTGAGCGCCGTCTCGATGGTCTCCAGGTCTCGCATTTCGCCCACGAGGATGACGTCGGGGTCCTGGCGCAGGGCGCTCTTGAGCGCTTGCCCGAACGACACCGTGTCCACACCCACCTCGCGCTGATTCACGATCGAGCGCTTGTCGCGGATGAGGAACTCGATGGGGTCCTCGATGGTCATGATGTGGTTGGTCTCGGTGGCGTTCACGTGGTCGATCATCGCGGCCAGGGTGGTGCTCTTGCCCGAGCCCGTGGTCCCCGTCACCAGCACCAGCCCGCGCTCGGCCAGCGAGATCTTCTCCAGCACCTTGGGCAGGTTCAGATCGGCGATCGACTGGATCTTGAAGGGGATGACGCGAAGGACCACGCCGATGGTGCCGCGCTGCTGGAACACGTTCACGCGGAAGCGGCCCAGGCCGGGCACGCCGTAGGCGAGGTCCACCTCGTTCTGGGTCTTGAACTTCTCCTTCTGGAACTCGTTCATGATCCCGAAGGCCATGCGCGCGATCTCTTCGGGCGGAAGCCGCTTTCCGTCCTTGAGCGGCACCAGCGAGCCGTCCACGCGGAACATGGGCGGCAGGCCGGCCTTCAGGTGGATATCCGAGGCGCCGCCGCGCAGCGCAATGGTGAGGATTTCGTTGAGCTCCATGGAGTCGTCGCCTCGAGCGGGTATGCGCCAACAAAGGCGCTCCTCAAACCCTAGCACCAATCGCCAACGCCCTTCATGACGCCTTGCTACGAGCGAGCAGCCAGTGCTTTTCAGAGCAGGGAAAGCTGCTAAATTGCGCACCGGTCACATTCGGGCCGACCCACCTTCCAGAGGGAATTCAATGCGCGTCTCCGTACTCGCCGCTCTCGCGGCGGCCATGGCGCTCGTCGGCTGCGGCAGCTCGAACAGCTCGAGCTCCAGCAGCGGCAGCACCGGCGGTTCCACCACCACCACCACCACGACCACCACCACGAGCTCCAGCACCTCGTCGACGAGCACGTCGTCCAGCTCCACCGGCGGCAGCTCGGGCAGCACCAGCAGCTCCAGCAGCTCGTCTTCGGGC
This Deltaproteobacteria bacterium DNA region includes the following protein-coding sequences:
- a CDS encoding type IV pilus twitching motility protein PilT; its protein translation is MELNEILTIALRGGASDIHLKAGLPPMFRVDGSLVPLKDGKRLPPEEIARMAFGIMNEFQKEKFKTQNEVDLAYGVPGLGRFRVNVFQQRGTIGVVLRVIPFKIQSIADLNLPKVLEKISLAERGLVLVTGTTGSGKSTTLAAMIDHVNATETNHIMTIEDPIEFLIRDKRSIVNQREVGVDTVSFGQALKSALRQDPDVILVGEMRDLETIETALTAAETGHLVMSTLHTLDATETINRIVSVFPPYQQKQVRMQLASVLRAVVSQRLVPRADGRGRLAAVEVLVSTARTRELIEDKDRTKELHDAITQGTDSYGMQSFDQSLMMLLRAGQISYDEALRQASNPDDFALRVSGIGATSDSKWDNFEGGSRPIPGQAGFGASNQPAPAPAPVAHTPSHAAPRPAPAAPPIPTAPRIPVAPQRPVSQPPAPAPAAQPAKSEASDDPGFEIERF